The genomic interval CATGGGTACCAATGTACTAGATAGTGATGTAATTATACACAAACAAGTCAGTCAATGGAAAACAATCATTTTTCCATTATtcagaaaaaaaaacatttaagatAGAGACTATAAAAACACAACTATGGTTAAACAAAGCAAGAATACCGAGTGTTCCAAACCAGCTTGGCTAATCAAAACATCTTTAACGGCATCAGGAGCGTCAAACACTTGATCAAGCCTATTGCAGATACCTAGCTCACGCATCTGCAATAAAtgaagaaaaatactcataaataaGTTTCAGTCTATAAATGCCAAGTATCAACTGAATCTGCTAGTTTCAGTTACCTTATTTGAAACTTGAAATGCCATTCTGTTAGTCCCTCTATTTTCTACATAGTTCAGAATTGGGACATTGCAAGATTTCAGATTCCTAACTAGGAAATCCCTATCCTCAGGATCCTGTGTTATGAATGACTGCCACAAGAAACAATAATATAATCAATCAACTAGAAGTCCATCTAGTTAAGCATAAAAAAAGAAACTGTTTAGAAAGGTCATATAATGATATAATGATATAAACAAAATACCATGAATTCCAACTATCATGTGGTACATGGATCTTAACCCACCATTGACTAAGACCATAAAAAAGCTGAAAAAAGTTGTGCATCTATAAAgcaataaaacaaaaacaaaaagaaaagtaaCAAACtaataaaaaagtttttaaaaaaaaccattaaaatttgatttaaattattcaTTTTCTGaattaaaacaaatttaaaaagacCATGTAAATATTAAATAGGCAATAAAAGCATTTGATAATTCAGGATAATAGCAGCCAATGTTCAAGCTGCAAATCAAGGTGTTATAGTTGTTCACAAGTAAATTCCATCTTCGTCAATGTGATATATAAGACCATTGACTGGAGACTCTACTCCAGTTAATCTTAGTCTTCATTTGACCAATGATGTAAAGGTTGTTATAACTAAACTTATTTCAGAAAGGTCACCTTATAAAAAGCATTCTTCAACATAAATCAGAAACATTTGCTAACAACCAAGGAAAAAAATACAAAACTGAAACAAGCCAATAGGTAAAATCATAGTACCTTCCATATGTAGTTAGGCACATGATTTTCCAAGTAGGTTGCATGACTCATATCAGGAACATTTACCTGAGAAAAAACATCAGATTTAGTCCAAATTACAAGTACTTCAGAAAGGAAAGCTATCCAATAAGTGACTGTAGTACATAAGTTAATGAGCATACCTCCAGCAGAACAGGCCCATATACTTCTTTCTTCAGCTCTCTTCGATGTTCTTGAACCCATTTGTAAGCTTCAAATATTTTATCAGCACCTGAGTTTTGTAGAGCTTGAAGAAgtttattgttgttattttccatGCTCCTCAACCTAAACAATTGCCACCAACCACCGTTGATAATGACAAAACCAGCATTTGACAATAAATTCGCAAAAGAAAATTACCTATCAAGGTACTGCCTCAAGATCATTTTCTTCTGAACTAAAAtactctctttctccttcttttgaGACTTCACTTCATTCGCACTAATGCGGAGCTCTAATATCTGATTGCCTATATTTTCCTGGTCATTTTGCATCAAATTTATCAAGTAATGAAATTGTTACAACCAACAATAAGAGTATAATAGCATTTCTCCCATTTGAGCTATGATATTCTAGATTGTGCACATTAACATCAAGACAAGTAATTGAGTATCGTTTTGAATGTACCCTAACAATTTTGTATCAGCAATAGTTTACAGTATGAGctaataaaaagaatccaaggcACATTCATTTCAAACAAAGACCATGAAAATGTTCTCACCTGATAAAAAGAATCTAAGATGATTTCATTTCATAAAGATCATGAAAATGTTTACAATCTGTCAAATGGATTATAGTGAATCAAATAACTACAAGCAGAGTGAAAATTCAAGGCCACGACTTAGCTTTGAGTAGTTAGCTACAGTTTTAAAACAATATGTAGTGCTGATTTCTTTTCTCTATGTTTCTCAAGTACCCTTATCATAAACATGGAGcttgaatcaaacatatgtttATGGTTGTATATGATGGAAAAGGAAGATACAGAAATTGCAACAAAACTCTGTATTCTGGAAGCAAATCCGAATCTATTAATTGCTTGTTCATAATATTTTGCCTTCGCAGTCATGATTTGGAAGGCAAGACAGATAAGGGCTTAATCCCAAATGAGGAGCAATGAAATTCCATCAATGCATATCTTCAATCTTGAAGCCTTGCaacataaaccaaatcaaaatagATGTTGCCAAAATGCTTGTTTTAGTTGTTTTTTCTCAGTTCTCAATTACTTTTCTGAAAATTATACCAGGTATTAGGATTTCATAACAAATTAATTTGTCAAAGGTTTGCTTCTCCACTGATAACTTCCAACATCTAATAAGATGCATCATTCACTAAGGAAGAAATCATAAGAAAACAGTTGTTACAATTCCATGGTCCTTGTATAAGGCCTTTATCATCATTTTAGAACAAAAAAATGGGGAAAAACAAATCCCTAAAGAGAACTAGTGCAGAAAGAGTAGCAATTAACAGTAAGGcacatgtttttttttcaattctcaaTCTTAGACTACATGATACAGTTGCAATTTTGGAAACAACATATCTCTGTGCAAAAATATTGTTGGATAATGAAGAACATATTTACTGATGCTTAAGAAACCATACAATCTCATTCGTTGGAGGTTCATAAGGTGGATACTCCACAAGTTCCTTTTCAGCAGCAAGAAGTTCTTCCTTTGCTTTTATGATTCTCTGTTTGTGAGATTCTTCCTGCCTTTTCAGCTCTTTCATTTCAGTATATTTTCCTTGCACTTGCACCCCCTATGAAAAAAGAGTATCATTTACGCATTCAGAGTAGAAAAAGGATCTGTTACTCAAAAAAACACACACAAAGTAGTACCATTCCACTTTCTTTCTCAAAAACTTCTGCACGTCTCTTTGCATTTTCACTTATTTGGTTGGATATCTTCTTGCTAATCAATTCATGTGTTGCTTTCTCTTTCTTCTGGTCCCTAAAGATGATAATGATAGCATAACGATCAGTTGTCTGTATAATAACCTGCTCATAACAAACCCATTGTGCAAGTTACGTGGGTGAATTCTCAAGTTACTATATTAAATAAATGTAGATTGTGACAGGTCCAATGAAATAGCAAGCATGGAACCTTGACACACTTCAAATCAATAGAGCCATGATCCTACAACCACCCAATTAGGAAGACCTAGGGAACACTGGACAAGATCGATAGAAGAATACAGGTCTGCCAGCAGATAGAGGAAGAATAGGTGGAAAAGGAAGGAGAAAAGGGGCGACAATATCCTTCAGTCACTAATGACAATTCATTTACTCCAGTGTACCATAGCATCTGCAAAATCAACTTTTTTTTAATCAATCTTTCTAAGTTTTTCATTATGCCATCCAGCAAACCTATACACTCAGAGCTACTCATCATATCCTCAAAACCttaattcaaattgaattttcaCCCCTCATGATGAGCATGTCTGGTACTATGTTTTGACACTTTACATACTTTAATGGTTACCATCATTATGCTTATAAGAACCTCAGTGCTGTGTCAATCAGACACCAAAATGAAAAATTAAGTGATTTAACAAGGTTTCTGAAAAAgatatgtcaatctttgaaaaggaAGATAAAAtatggtttaaaaaaaatttaatgtacATTATCAAAACAATTATCTCATATGCTAGAACCAAAGGGATAGGTTTAGATTCCAGTTTGTTGCTAAAGGTATAAGCTTCCTCAACTAGAGTTACAAGAAGAGAAAGAATGTTTAGCAGACCATTGAGAAAGTCTTGATAAATGAGCACACCTGCGTAAGTTAGACATAAATCCGTCAATTCTAAAGAAAACATTATGTTCAGATCAACAAGAGGTGAACAAGAGACGGCAACAAGTATGCACTCGTGAACTTTAAATATTCATACTTGAATGCATGTAGATATCTAATACACGTAGCAATCCCATTCCTGCCAAGGGTATCTATTCCTTTACCCATACCAATCTCACAATCTTAATATGGAAATGTACCTGATTCAAGTACCTATATCTACCTGCCAAAATTTTACCTCATGACAATATGTAATAAAGAAAGGAGAAATGAGATCAGgagttttaaatatctatattAAATTTATTCAGATACccaaattttttatttcaaactcACCCCATTCCTCTTATGAGTTCCTACTAGTTTGCCCACACTCATCTCAAACCCATTTAACAGTGACCAATACTCATTTAAATGGGTAGGATAGTCATGCATACCGACTAATACCCATCACATTGCCATCCCTATAtctggaaataaaaaaaatacatgatcCAATAGTAGAGACTACAAAGAGAGCATACTCTATAGGTATTTTAAGATCATTCAGGACTTTAGCAGCTTCATCCATCTTTTTCTTAGCTTCAGCCTCTTGCTTTTTTGCTTCTATACATTCCACTTTCTTTAGGTCATACTTAAGCCATGGCAGTTTCTTTTTCATCAACTCAACCTGCATATGGCAGGAGGCATCAGAGGCAAAGACAAAAAGAAAGATCGAAAACATTTTCTGAAGGCTGGTAAAAATACACTCACATATTCGAGAAGTTTCTGCCTCTGGCGAACACGTTCTACATCTCTTTCTTGCTCAGCATTCATGGCCTTAAGCTGATTTAGTGTCTCTCTATTCTGCTTAACAGTCTGCAaggaaaaaaatcaaaaacatcATCAAAAGCACTAGTAGCAACTGCTCCAAGTTCTTTCAAACAATGAAAAGAAAACTCATTTGTGTTTGAAGACATTGTCTGCtaaacaccaaggaaaaaagagatCACACAGTTGTAATTGAGGTTTTGATGGTCAAAAGGGTGGTGAACAATATtctcaaatcactgaaaataaacATTTTGAAGATGATACCACTTCAAGTTTCTTCATTTGCACACTTTTCTCTATAAGTTCGTGATGCTGTACAGGTAGATTGGGATTACCAACAGCTTTTTCTGTTTCTTCCAACAACTGTATTGGTGTCAACTTAGCAAATTCACATACACGATCTTGCGGAAGAAACTACGAGACACAAATAAAGAATTATGAATTAGTTCTCCAAGAAATAACAGGCTATCACCCAATGATACTCATATGCATAACCAAAgaaaaatatagttgttcaagCAAGAAAAATATAGTTGTTCACCCAATGATACACAATAGAATGTCTGATACACGAAAGTTCAAACTATTTAAGGAATTCAAGAAGATACCATAAAAAGGTTATAGTTGTTCAAGCAAGTAAGATAGCACCAGGTTCCAATGTTATAAACAATATAATTCAGCTTTTTATAAAGCATCCATTTGACTTGATTTGGGTGGCATTCTATatattaagaaaagaaatttaTAAACACACTCACaaagtttaagaaaaataaattatccaGGTGTGACGACTGGCAAAAAATTATCCATTTATCAATAATTAATGGCAAGACCTCATAAGACTTAGCCAGTATATAGACTTAGTAAACAACAAGAGATATGCAAACAAGTGAGCCAAAATATGAATTTTAACAAAGTCAGATGCTCAAACAACTAAAAGGCACATGATCTTCCACAAAACCcaaacaaattaaaaaataagcTTGATTTAGATTTTGCATTTATTCAGTATGCATATCAGATAAAATTTCTAGTTTGGAATGCCTTTGACCTTCATTTGACCTATATTATGCTTACTGGAAGTGAGTGTTTATTTGCCAATTGGGCACAGCCATTCTTTTTTCTCTCTGGACAGGGAAAAAGATGATAatgataataattataaaaaaaaaagaaatacatCCCATGACACACCAAGAATAGAATTTTATGATTAATGTTACTTTAAGTAATGATCAGTATGTGAGGGAAAGAGAAGCAAATCTATGGTTTGTAAAATACTGCATCATTATCCTATTGCTTGACAACAATTCAAGGGGAAATCTAACATGCAAGCATTGTTATATAAAGAAGCTATTGTAAAACTTACTTGAGTCAAATTGCTAACTTGGATATTAAACCTTTGAATGACTGCAATAATGTCCCTCTTTGGCACTGTGGTTCCTGCAATAAGGCTTCTTGTTATATATGTATTTAAATATgcactttaaaatttaaacaatGTTAAATAAGGTCCAATGCATTATAAACCAAAAATGTATAACAAGCATGAGGTCAAAAAATTGACCAACGAACCATAAATCTTAAATGAGTTTCATATGCTAAATAAACTCCATTAAGAAGCTACCTACTACTTGATTAAAGGATAAGATTTCTAGTCTTATTGAAAGTGTAAGCTTGACTAGCAACCTTAATCAACTGATTCAAGCAATAGCAGATACAACTTGATCAAGGGCTTCATGTAATGCCCACTTGGGTGTGATTCTTAATCAACAACTATTATCTCAGAAGAGGGATCAGAACTAGCCTGCATGAATCTACAAAATATATGCAAatataattgaaaattattttcttgcaCGTAAATAAGTAATAAACTATCCAATTGCACCAATATGGttcaaatttaataattaaaagtcttactattttcaatttgtttaacAATGTATTGTTTACTGTATAAATTCAGACTCTTGCATAATTGTACATCAATAATCATAcaatgaaaaatagaaaaaaccatAGGTAGCCTTCGTACAAAAAATCCCATAAAATAGCATTCATCTTTACTTAGTAGGAATAATCTGTAACAAAAATCTTCCATGATAATCACAATCCAGTGATATTTAGCAATTCCTATGGGTAGGAAAAAGAATCTACCACGATGGAAATATATCATGTTTGAAATTATGCAAAACATATCCAttttttattggaggtatctagCAGTAAGGAATTTATAAGAACTGGATAACTAAAAGACTTTGGTATGTAATACATGGGTACAACTAAACTACAATCACCATCAAGCGGTGTTTTTCTCAACTATATGAATCTTATACCTCCATTAACTCCGTGCAGTATTATATCACtagtaatatttaaattaattaaatcataatttattataTCAACTAATAATTACCTTGTCCTTCCTTTCTACTTTTTGCACATTCTACTTTACTAGCCTCACCTCTTCTAATCATAGAATCTATTAGCAGTCTTTGAATATGTTTGTATCACCACAACTTAACTCCTCTCATTTTATCATTTGATTGAGCTACACTTAATTGATCgttagaatttttattttatactttCTAGTAACAAGGCATATCCATTTTCACATTTATCAACTTTTTGAACATGTTATTTCTTAACAAACACACTCTACATTATGGTCAGTAAAGTATAGTGACATATAAAATTTTCCATTGAGCCTAGGAAGAATACAGAAATCACAcactaaaaattcataaaatttcAATCATTCATTTCTTATCCTATTAATAATAACATCGTCACTATCCTTTTAGGCTGAATAATAATCCAAGATAACTAAAACTCGCACAGTGattttatatcctttttcttAAGTAACAGCAATTTTATATCCTATTTCATATATCCAAAATACTTAGTCATTCATTTCTTATCCTATTAATAATAACATCGTCACTATCCTTTTAGGCTGAATAATAATCCAAGATAACTAAAACTCGCACAGTGattttatatcctttttcttAAGTAACAGCAATTTTATATCCTATTTCATATATCCAAAATACTTAGAACAGAACAGCATACATAAATTGTCCTTTGATGAGTAGCATCAAGAGATAATACCATTGAAGGCCCACTCGGACCTGTTTGACGTGTCAATCTTCCTGGTGATCACAATCTTCTCAAGCTCAGTCTCTCCTCTCAAAGATATCTTTATGTGTCCAGATTCTTCACCCCGCTTCACAAATGCTCCAATACTTGAAGCCCTTCCAAGAAGCTGAAACAGAGGGGAAAAAATCTCATTTAACTTTCATCCACGTGCAGACACACACAGCGAGAATGGTGATAAAGAGAGGGAGAGACCTGGGGTTCTCCTGCGAGTCCTAGAGCAATGGCACAAACGAGAGAACTCTTCCCGGAGCCATTGGGACCTATGACTAGATTGAGGCGGGAGGCAGGCTGGCACTTGAGGTGTTTATAAGTCATGAAGTTGCAGGCCTCTATTTCGACAATGTTACCCGGTAAAAAGTCATCCTCCCCTCTGCAAAAGCACAATTTGCTTCTCTATGTAGCGCTTCCTTGGACACAGAGCAGAAACGAACAAGATAGAAAAGAGAAAAGGAGTACCTTTGGTGCAGCTTAGGGCGTTTCGCTGGGCGTTCCTTCATTAGAGGACGAAGAGTAGCAGCACAGTTGTCGATCCCTCTCCTAGCTCTTCTTCTCTCCTTTCCAGCGGGTATATCAAGAAGGAAAAGGATGATAGCACCGCAACGATGCCTACCGGACTTCGCTCCTAGGGTTTTTGTCCGGCCGGAGAGGGCGACGAAGAAAGGGCGAGCAAATAGAGGCGCGAACTCTAATTTTATTGTGTTTACCCTACGGAAATTATGTttccaaattttattttttgtttttaagcAAAATGAATAATTAAAAAGATTGGTCAAAATCCAAAATAAAAATAGTCAAAAgcactctttttattcatcaaaaattaaaatacataTATATTATCATAATTCTCAATCCAGCAAGCCAACTGGCGTCTGTTCCACTTCGGTCCTCTGACCGTAACCCGGAACAGGCtcattttaaattgattaatagagttctaattataaaaaaattaattaatcaagtgTCGTcagataaaattagaaaatgttcACAATAAATGCACCATAAATTCATAATTGGAAATTAAACATGAGATGACTAGATGATAATTGAGCATCCTTCCACTTACCATACTCACGAGGTGGATTCTAATTATAACAACTATTTGATATAGAGATTGATAGTATTGGTTAGAGATAAATTCCTATATTATAACAGCTATCATTTATAACAGTTGTTCTTCCAGGTCTGTCACGGAGGATATACTCGACATTCAGACCTCGATTCTTCAAAAGTACACTTTTGGATGTCTAGTATACTAGAAAACCTGGTGTGTTGGACTGTCAGACTACAAACTGATTCATTTTTCAGATATATACCGATTTATTTTTCAGATTTATTTAGTGGGATGAATATGAAACTAAAGTCTATTCCAAAATTTAAGGTTGACTCTAGATCTTGAAAGGTCAGATAAAAAaacttttatatttatataaaaaataataaaatgaatacTATAAAAATAATTTCATGAATAGAACAcagaaattaaatttatatttagggATTCTAAGATTTAAAGAGATAGAATTACGAAAAGACCgataaagaaagaagaaaagatcgATTGCTCCGTGTgcaaagtatattttttatttagtttttttaataAACCCATCTGGTTAAtatttactttaaaaaatatttttaaaaagttggTTCGTCGGAGATGGAACCATGTGCGTCAGCCCCACCTTGACCATCTAGGGCCCtttcaattttataaaaaaaataaattactaaATCGCATGAGAAAGTTTTTGAAATACTCAAATCGcatatcttaattttaaaactatcaaaTTACATATTTAATATTCATTTTACCCCTTTACTCATTTGCCGAATCAATTGGacataattttctttttttttaatgattaaatAACCttctatgataaaaaaaaaattattgttttcGATACGGTGTATTGAATTGATATTTAAGAATATGGATATAATCTAGATAACTAGATGAGAATATAAGACCTTGTTCCGTGTCATTCCGAACTCTCTAGGTTCATTAGTTGGTTTTGACTAAAATCAGTAGATGAATCTAAAGAGCTCAGAATGACATAAAATCAAGTTTTATGTATTCGTCTAATTCTCTTAATTATACATACTCTCATACATCAGTTTAATATAGCATATTAATGTTGGTGCAAGGAGTAACATaatcaaaaatatattttgatgttgtcaaaggttcaagtcttgttgttatctaataaATTGAACAAGTGTGCAAGATGCTTAActtgaaaagtcctagttgaagCTAAGCAAGAAAAAACCTTAGTTGCAGCTAGGCAAGGAAAGCCTCAGCAAATTGTAGAAACTAGACAGGAAGTCCAGAAGGGTCAAGTGGACTTAACATATAATAGGTGGATTAaataggtctgaaggacctgatatTGAATTAAGAGGAAGCCTTGATAGACAGATCTTATGTTGAGTAATTTAAGTCCAAACAGATCTCGATGATTGATAAAGCTAATTTTGTCATGATTTGGTATCAAATATTCCTTTTCTGTACCAATGCAATATAGGAATGTAGCTGATAAATTATAATCTTAGAATCATATTTATTTGTAAATGATTTTGGGATTCATTTTGTGGCCATGAATGTCGGAAACAAATAATGGAAGACACCCTAATCTAACCTAAACTACAATTTCCACTAACTAAAGAAGCATAGAGCATGTAATGAAACTTAAGTATTTATGAAATCTAACTCCTATTTGcataagagagaaaacaaaagaaactatAACACATGCAATTAAATCATGACATTGGAAAGAAATAAGTCATCCAAACTAATCCTAAATATAACAATGCAGAAATTTAACACGAATGTTAATATCAAAGAATACCATAATGTAAATCAACATAACTAAAACTAAGGTGCAAAATCTAAGTATTAACTTGAACATCCAAGCttaaactaattgaaaagtaaattaaacaatgttGAAGGGAATTAATAACCAAAATGCAGTTCACAAGGTAAGCTAGGAAATCCCCTAAGCTTGTATCATTAAGATCTGGATCAGAGAACAACAACCGTCTGTGAAGATGAATAAGGGAGGCTGATCGGACGTGATGGCTGCTATCTGAATCTGGGGAAGGATATGTTGATGTTGTAGTGAAGCTTGAAGGAGGAGGATGGTTAAATCTTGCGGAGCTCGGATGAAAGGAATCATCAGTGAGGAGATTCTTCAATGGCTAGAGGTGGCAACAGCGTCgacgatgaagatgaagaagatggtgGCTGATAATTAGAGATCAATCTTCTGTAAGGTTGAAATTGATGCTAATCCAAGCGATGGAGGGTGGAATTTAAGGTTTCAACCAAGATGGCAAAAACCAAGAACTTGGTAGCCTTTGTGATGAATGGTGATCACTTGGATTGGCGGCGATCTAGCGTGTGACAAGGAAGTTGGGAAGAAGAAATGGTGTTGGATGATGATGAAGGAGATGTCTGATGGACAGCTGCGAAGGGAAAATCCCTTAATCTTGTTGGAATTGAGCGAAGATGACCGGAAGAAACGAAATCCCCTTATCTTCCGATATGGCTTGAGATGTGGACACCACGTCAATCGATGAAGTCCGCGAATGGGATGGAAGATGGATCACCAGATTGAGAAAGGAAAATCCCTTGACCTCTCTGATGATGGTGGTGATGAGATGGAGCGGAGGCGCCCAGCtatcggaggaggaagaagatgcctTGTTCACACGCGTATCCTCGGTTTTGGGGTCGGATCCTCTGGTCCCCTTGTCCTGGTCCACTCTTAGACCGGGATAAAAGGATTGGTGGGAGGCAATGACCCCCACCTGTTAACAGGTAGGGGCCATTATCCCCCACCAATGCAAAGGTTGGATCATGAATTGATCCAAcctttgcggaccagaggatccacCCCCCTCTGCTTTATCACGATGATCATTGTTCCAAattgatgaattatttttatcACTGTAGTTTCACAATTTAAATCTCCCAAATAAGAATCAACATTCCAGAATTCTCTAGATCTTGATCAATGACTAGATTAAtttagatctggatcaaaagcttCAGATCTAAATTAGTGGTTATGATCTACTCTATCTTTGATTTGGATGAACTAGATCATGATAAATGTCTCAGATCTCCTCAAATCTTGAATGGACGGTCCAAATTAAACCAGATTAGATCTCTTCCTTTAGCTCTAGATTTGACCTCGAATTTGGTCCGACTCGAGTCCATGTTCCCTTGGTTGCCTAGGAAGAAAATTATATTCAAATATTTAGCAATAATTTCACAAATATAAGATAAATCACATCAACGTTCAAAATGAATCCAAACTCGTAAAATGTAATATAAATGGGAATTTAATACACGAGAAGATCAAAATGCATAAATATAAAAGCCTAAATATCGTGACAAAATAATGGTCATCAAGGACTCGATGTTTGATAGGTGAGTAATGTAAGCTCCTAGAGGGAGTGCAGTGAGGTCGTGTCTCGATAGGGACAAATCTTAGACagtgatccaactgaagaaaccaatagaaaattttaaattgaaatcAAGATAGTTCTAACTGTCATCCATGTTCTAAAAGGTGCTGCCTAGGACCGCCTAGGCAGTGCCTAGGTGGTGGGCAGCCCACCTGTTGAGTTTTTCAGGCcacgaaaaccacttttcgcgtcgcggaaaccccgaatcacccatgtcactggatctcgtgcgaaggatagatttcaaaattacgagtacgagtttcaaactatgatctacagtagatctacaaaggaaaaatattttatacctttgaagcgtgcccttgcaaatcccgctcgtccaacggtacaccgtatctcgaagttgtcaacatagacaactctctagtgatatccacacgaacaagaagtgttctctaacactcaaggatggagaagagagcacc from Zingiber officinale cultivar Zhangliang chromosome 6B, Zo_v1.1, whole genome shotgun sequence carries:
- the LOC121992310 gene encoding structural maintenance of chromosomes protein 5-like is translated as MKERPAKRPKLHQRGEDDFLPGNIVEIEACNFMTYKHLKCQPASRLNLVIGPNGSGKSSLVCAIALGLAGEPQLLGRASSIGAFVKRGEESGHIKISLRGETELEKIVITRKIDTSNRSEWAFNGTTVPKRDIIAVIQRFNIQVSNLTQFLPQDRVCEFAKLTPIQLLEETEKAVGNPNLPVQHHELIEKSVQMKKLEVTVKQNRETLNQLKAMNAEQERDVERVRQRQKLLEYVELMKKKLPWLKYDLKKVECIEAKKQEAEAKKKMDEAAKVLNDLKIPIEDQKKEKATHELISKKISNQISENAKRRAEVFEKESGMGVQVQGKYTEMKELKRQEESHKQRIIKAKEELLAAEKELVEYPPYEPPTNEIENIGNQILELRISANEVKSQKKEKESILVQKKMILRQYLDRLRSMENNNNKLLQALQNSGADKIFEAYKWVQEHRRELKKEVYGPVLLEVNVPDMSHATYLENHVPNYIWKSFITQDPEDRDFLVRNLKSCNVPILNYVENRGTNRMAFQVSNKMRELGICNRLDQVFDAPDAVKDVLISQAGLEHSYIGTHATDQRADEVSSLDIMDLWTPESHYRWSRSKYGGHISASVDTVYPSRLFSCSVDVSDIEKLKSLKDEIEHAIGGLEENLRVFQARQRQLEDEEANLHKQRDQMTQTYRLEKKRRTDLERLIVQRRCKLDSISKEDVELGTQKLVDRVIQLNEKRFQLAINLKTSLMEAVALKWNFTEKHMLSIELDGKIREMEADLKQHEKSAILTATHFSNCQTETEQCKRQLREAKHHAESIAVITDKLAQEFLKMPGTIEELEAAIQDNISEANSILFLNQNILEEYENRQHKIEAIEAKLQMDESELSGCLHEINTLKESWLPMLRNLVAKINETFSMNFQEMAVAGEVSLDEHGMDFDKYGILIKVKFRQSGQLQVLSAHHQSGGERSVSTILYLVSIQDLTNCPFRVVDEINQGMDPINERKMFQQLVRAASQPNTPQCFLLTPKLLPELEYTDACSILNVMNGPWTEKAAKAWSRGGCWRTVIGLAEES